Genomic DNA from Thermobifida alba:
GGTGTTCGCGCCCGCCGAGGGGCTGGCCGAGGCCCAGCGGCTGCTGGAGCAGGGGTACGCCTTCCACGCCCACGAGGTGCTGGAGGCGGTGTGGAAGGCGGCCGAGGGGCCCGAACGGGAGTTGTGGCGCGGTCTGGCCCAGGTGGCTGTGGGGCTGACGCACGTCCAGCGCGGCAACGCCCTGGGGGCCGCCCGGCTGCTGCGCAGGGGGGCGGAGCGGGTGTCCGAGTACGGCGCCGCCGCCCCGCACGGGGTGGACGCGCCGGGGGTCGCCGCGTACGCACGGGCCGCGGCCGACCGCGTCGAGGCGGGGGAGGCGGACCGGGTCGACCCGGCCGGACTGCGACTCGTCCGGGACCCGGGGGTGTGACGGACCCCGTCGTTGAGAAGGCGGCCTCCCCGGAGGGCGTCTCCGGTCGGACGGCGGACGGCCGCCGGTCGGCGCCCGCCGGCGTCCGGCCGTGCCGCGGCGCCGCGCCCCGGCCGACTGCGCCGCATGTTCCTTATGTGTTCTTTATCACACTTTCTCCGCTTTTGTGAGAAAAGCGAGATATAAATAATTCCTCCTCCTTTCAAGATTGATGTCGTATTCCCTGGGTTGCTGTCGGGTCACAGGTTCCAGGGATTTCTCGAAAAGCTTCTTTGGGGCCTCACTTTTTCGGGTAACGATGCGTAGACTCCCGGCACATCGCATTCACTGACGCGATGAAAACGATGGGACTTTCCCGATCATGGAGGCACCGGCAAGACCCCGTCTGACGCGCTCTCGGGCGAACCGTCCGGACCGCCCCGGCCGGCGGCACACGCGCCCAGGCGGGGCCCTGCCCGTCTGGAGGAGGACGGATTGACCGGGCTCAACCTCGCCGCCGACAGCGGCACAGGGCTCGCTCTGCACGGCATGGATCTCACCCTCGTCATCGTGGTCCTGGCGGTGGCGCTGCTCGCGCTGGCCGTCGCAGGAGCGCTGGTGCGTGAGGTTCTCACCGCGAATCAGGGCACAGAGCGCATGCAGAATATCGCACGAGCGGTCCAGGAAGGAGCGGCCGCCTATCTCAAACGCCAATTCCGCACCCTGGGTGTCTTCGTCATCGTCATTCCCCTGCTGCTCCTGCTGCTTCCGGCGGACTCGGAGGCCGTCCGCTGGGGGCGTTCGATCTTCTTCGCGGTGGGCGCGCTCTTCTCCGCGATGACCGGTTTCCTGGGGATGTGGCTGGCCGTGCGGGGCAACGTCCGGGTGGCCGCGGCCGCCCGTGCCGGGGAGGAGCACTCCGCCATGCGGATCGCCTTCCGCACCGGCGGCGTGGCCGGCATGTTCACCGTCGGCCTGGGCCTGCTCGGCGCGGCGGTCGTGGTCCTGGTCTACCGCGCGGACGCCCCCCTGGTCCTGGAGGGCTTCGGCTTCGGCGCGGCCCTGCTGGCGATGTTCATGCGGGTCGGCGGCGGTATCTTCACCAAGGCCGCCGACGTCGGCGCGGACCTGGTCGGCAAGGTCGAGCAGCAGATCCCCGAGGACGACCCCCGCAACGCCGCGACCATCGCCGACAACGTGGGCGACAACGTCGGCGACTGCGCGGGAATGGCCGCCGACCTGTTCGAGTCCTACGCGGTGGTCCTCGTCGCCTCCCTCATCCTGGGCCGGGTCGCCTTCGGCGTCGAAGGACTGGTCTTCCCGCTGCTGGTCCCGATGATCGGCGTCATCACCGCGATCATCGGCATCTTCGTGGTGGCGCCCCGCTCCCGCGACCGCAACGCCATGGCGGCGATCAACCGCGGCTTCTTCGTCTCGTCGGTCATCTCCGCCGTCCTCGTGGTGGTCGCGGCCCTGCTCTACCTGCCCGCCACCTTCGCCGACCTGGAGGGCGTCTCCCCCCAGATCGCCGCCCTGGACGGCAACCCCCGGCTCATCGCGATCGGCGCGGTCCTCATCGGCCTGCTCCTCGCCGCGGCGATCCAACTGCTCACCGGGTACTTCACCGAGACCAACCGCCGCCCGGTCCGCGAGATCGGGGAGAGCTCCCGGACCGGAGCGGCCACCGTGGTGCTCTCCGGCATCTCGGTGGGCCTGGAGTCGGCCGTCTACTCCGCGCTGCTCATCGCCGGAGCCGTCTACGCGGCCTTCCTGCTCGGCACCGGCAACATCACCATCAGCCTGTTCGCGGTGGCGCTGGCCGGAACCGGACTGCTCACCACCGTCGGGGTGATCGTGGCCATGGACACCTTCGGCCCGGTCGCGGACAACGCCCAGGGCATCGCCGAGATGTCCGGGGACGTGCAGGGCCCCGGAGCCGACGTGCTGACCAGCCTGGACGCGGTCGGGAACACCACCAAGGCGATCACCAAGGGCATCGCGATCGCGACCGCGGTGCTCGCCGCCACAGCCCTGTTCGGCGCGTTCCGCACCGCGGTCGAGGGCGAACTGGGGGCCGCGGAGTTCAGCCTCTCCGTCGACCGGCCCGACGTCCTGGTCGGCGTGATCGTCGGCGCGGCCGTCGTGTTCCTGTTCTCCGGGCTCGCCATCATGGCGGTGGGCCGCGCTGCGGGCCGCGTCGTGTACGAGGTCCGCGAGCAGTTCCGGACCCGGCCGGGGATCATGGACGGCACCGAGAAGCCCGAGTACGGCCGGGTCGTCGACATCTGCACCCGCGACTCGCTGCGCGAACTCATCACCCCCGGCCTGCTCGCGGTGCTCACCCCCATCGCGCTCGGCTTCGCCCTCGGCTACGCACCGCTGGGCGCGTTCCTGGGCGGCGCCATCGCCGCCGGGGCCCTCATGGCGGTGTTCCTCGCCAATTCCGGTGGGGCCTGGGACAACGCCAAGAAGCTCGTCGAGGACGGGCACCACGGCGGCAAGGGGTCGGAGGCGCACGAGGCCACCGTCATCGGCGACACCGTCGGCGACCCCTTCAAGGACACCGCCGGCCCGGCCATCAACCCGCTGCTCAAGGTGATGAACCTGGTCGCTCTGCTCATCGCGCCGAGCGTGGTCATGTACGCCGACAACCTCGCGCTGCGGATCGGGGTGACCGCTGTCGCGGTGGCCGTCCTCGTCGGCGCCATCGTGTGGGGCAAGCGGCGCGGCACGGACGGCCTCGCCTCCGAGGAGGCGGCCGGGGAGCGGCCGGAAGCCCTGGACTCCGGGCAGGGCGTCCCGCCCCAGGGCGGGGCGGACGCCTCGGAGCGGGCCCCCGTCGGCCAGGGAGGAGGCACCCCGGTCAAGGAGTGACCGGCGGCCCTCCCCGCCAGTCGACGACCCGTCGCGCCGGGAAGCACGCGGCTCCCCTTCCCGGCGCGACGCCTTTTCCGGGAGGCGGCAACCCCGGAGGTGATCTGGGAACGGTGTCCGGCACGTGGCAGACTGGCTGCATGACCGGTATGAGAGGGCTCGCCGTCATCGTCGGTGCGATGCTGGCCTTCATCGCCCTGCTGGCCATCGTGGCAACGGTGGTCTCGTCATGAGCCGTCGGTTGGTCGTGCTGCGACACGCCCAGGCGGAGCACTCCGCCTCCCTGCTCGACATCGAGCGCCCCCTCACCGGTGAGGGCCAGAAGCAGGCCAGGGCGGTGGGCGCGCTGCTGGCGCGCGAGGGACTGCTCCCCGAACACGTCCTGTGCTCCACGGCGCGGCGCACCCGGCAGACCTGGAGCCTGGTCGCGGGGGAACTGCCCTGCGAACCGGAGGTCGACTTCGACGCGGAGCTGTACACCGCCGACGTGGACACCGCGCTGCGGCTGGTCAACCTGGTCGGCCCGGAGGTGCGGACGCTGCTGCTGGTCGGCCACAACCCGACGGTGGCGCAGCTCGCCGCGGCGTTCGACAGCGAATCCGGGTACCTGTCCTTCCCGCCCGCCTCGGCGGCGGTGATCGACCTGGAGGTCGACTGGCTCTACGCCGCCCCGGGCACGGGAAGCCTCAGACTGCTGAACTGAACCGAGGCCGTCCGCGTGGCACCCGCGGCCCCGCCGGTGTCCGGCGGGGCGGATGCTGTCAGAGGTCGACTCGGTCGGCGGCCTCCACCTCCTCGCGGGAGATGCCCAGCAGGAAGAGCACGGTGTCGAGGTAGGGCACGTTCACCGAGGTGTCGGCCTGGGCACGGACCACCGGCTTGGCGTTGAACGCCACTCCCAGCCCGGCGACCCGGAGCATGTCGAGGTCGTTGGCTCCGTCGCCGATCGCCACGGTCTGGCTGAGCGGCACCCCCGCCTCCGCGGCGAACCGCTCCAGGGCCGTGGCCTTGCCCTTGCGGTCGATGATCGGTCCCACCAGTTCGCCGGTGAGTTTGCCGTCGACGATCTCCAGGACGTTGGCCGCCGCGTAGTCGATCCCGAGTTCTTCCACCAGGTAGTCGGTGAGCTGGGTGAAGCCGCCGCTGACGATCGCGCACTCGTAGCCGAGCCGCTTGAGGGTGCGGACCAGGGTGCGTGCCCCCGGGGTCAGCACCATCTTCTCCCGCACCTCTTCCAGCACGCTCGCGTCCAGGCCCTTCAGCAGGGCGACGCGGCGGCGCAGCGACTCCTCGAAGTCGAGCTCACCGCGCATGGCCTCCTCGGTGACCCGGGCGACCTCGTCGCCGCAGCCCGCGTGCTGGGCCAGCAGTTCGATGACCTCGCACTGGATGAGCGTGGAGTCGACGTCCATCACCACGAGGTGCTTGGAGCGCCGGTGCAGTCCGCTGGCCTGCACGGCCACGTCGACCGACTGGGTGGCGGCCTCCAGGGCCAGGTCGGTGCGGAGCTGGTCGAGGTCGGCGCCGGCCAGGGAGAGCGACAGCGCGGTCACCGGGTAGCTCGCCAGCCGCTCGATACGGTCGATGTTGGCTCCTGCCCGTGCCACGCAGGAGGCGATCGCGCCGACGGCTCCCGGACGCAGCGGGTCGGCCATGATCGTGACGTCCAGTCGGTTCCCGCTGGGGCGGACCCGTTCGCCGTCGACGGTGAAGTCGACCACCATGTCCAGATCGACGGCGACCTTGGAGACGGCCGAGCGGATCTCCTCGAACAGGCGTTCCCGGCGGACTCCGGGAGCGACCCGTTCGTCGACCGACAGCAGTGCGCCCAGGAGCAGACGCCCGCCGATGACCACCTGCTCCAGGTCGGCGACGGTGACCGGGAAGACCGACAGAGTGCTCAGCAGTCGAGCACTGATCCCTGGGCGGTCCCTGCCGGTAACCGTCACCAGAAGCGTTTCGGGCACGGAGTTCGCGAAAGTCATGACGGCTCTACGGTACTCTGCCGGGCCACCGCGGAGTAGACCAGGGCGCCGAACACCCCGTGTCGCTCCTACCCTGCTCATCAGCGGTGAAAGCCCTCCCGGACCGGTGCCCCTGTGTTCCATGTCACTACCGGGCGGGCGGGGAGCGCGGGGACGGCGGGGGTCAGCGGCCGCGTTTCCGTTTGGGCGCCTTGGTCCGCACCTCGATGCCGCCGAGCAGGCAGGTGCCGGTGAGCCGGACCGTGGGGGCGTTCGGGTCGGTGGCGCTGTCCACCTTGCCCAGGTCGACTCCGCCCAGGAAGGCGCTGGTCTGGTTGGTCACCCGCACGCCGTGGGGCACCGTGACCGACAGCCCGCCGAAGATGACCGCGCACTGGATGACGACCTCGCGCTGGGCCAGCACCGCCTCACGCAGGTCGAGGTCCACCCCGCCGAACAGCACGGACACGTTGGTGTGCGGTTCGACCAGCCAGCGCCCGCCGCGTTCGACGCCGCCGAACACCGCGGAGATGGTCTCCCGTCCCCGCCCCTCGGCCGCCAGCCGACGGGCCTCCTCGGTGGAGACCGACGGCATGCCCACCGGTTCGCCGGCGACCGCGGACGAGCCGCCGGACAGCGGGAGGTCGCGGGTGACCTCGGCCAGTTCGCCCACGGTCTTGGCCCGGTACACCCGGTCCAGCCGCTCCTCCAGTTCGTCCTGGTCGATGCGGCCCTCAGCGAGCGCCTCGCGGATCCGCGCGGCGCTGTGCTCCCGGTCCACGTCAGAGGCGCGGAGGCGGTCCGGCTCCATGGCGGAGTTCCTCGATTCTGGGTGCGGGGTCAACGGGACCAGGGGAACTTCTTCTCCCCCGGGGCGCGGGTCCTGACGTTGACGGAACCGAAGATCACCGTTCCCGTCAGGCGGACGGTGGGCGCGTCGACGGGGACCGCAGAGTCGGCCTTCTTGAGGTTGACCTCGCCGAAGATCGGCGTGGTCCGGTTGACGACCCGCACGCCGGGCGGAAGCGTCAGCTTCAGCTCGCCGAAGGTGACGGCGCACTGGATGACGACCTCGCGCTGGGTCAGCACCGCCTCACGCAGGTCCAGCGACACGGAGCCGAACAGCGCGGAGGCGTTGGTGCGCGGCTCCACCAGCCAGCGTCCGCTCCGGTCGGCGGAGGCGAACACCGCGACGATGTTCTCCGACCCCTCGGAGGAGGCGGGCAGCTCCGCGGCGGAGGAGGCCGCCGGGGCAGCGCCCAGGTCCGCGGTGATCGGCTCCAACTCCCCCAGTGTCTTGGCGGCGTAGAGGGCGTCCAGGCGTTCGGAGTGCTCCTCCGCGCTCAACCGGCCGTCGGCCAGAGCGTCGCCGAGGAGTTGAGCGACGCGGTCGCGGTCGGCGTCGGAGGCGCGCAACCGGTCCGGTCCCGGAGGTTTCGGGTGGTTCACGGCGTTTCCCATGGTCATGATTATTCTTCCAGACCAGCGTAGGCGAATCGGGAAACCACCCTGAAGAGTCCCGGAGTTTCCGCACGGCCGACCCTGAGATCACCCCGGTGGCTGCTCCACAACGGCGCAGTAGGCGGCGACGCGGGCCCGCCGCACCGCCCGGTCCAGCAGGCGCAGCGCGGTGCGGCGGGACTCCGTCTGCGCCCCGCTCAGCCCGTGCCCGCCCTCGTCGCCGGCCAGGCGGACCACGACGGCCAGCCGGTCGGCCAGCGCGGCCACGCGGTGTGCCCGCTGCGGGTAGCCGGGGGCGAGCCCCGTGGTGGGCGGGCGTTCCGGGTCGCGCAGCGCGGTCAGCGCCCGCTGCACCTCCGGTCCCCACGAGTGGGCGTCGCCGGTCCGTCCGAACAGCGCGGCCGATTCCCGGATCGCGGTGTTGAGGTCGTGCTCGGCCTCCGCCAGCGGGATCGACTCGGGACGGGAGTCGGCAGCCGGATACGGCCGCCAGGCCACCCCCCGGTAGGAGGAGCCGCGCAGGTCGGCGCGGGGGACCAGGCCGATCCTCCGGTCCGCCAGGCGGATCAGCACCGCCTCCCGGGCCTCGATGGCGGCGGCCGCCAGCTCCCTGCCGCCGGTCAGGCCGAGGGGGTCGCCGGGCACGGGGAGGCAGAGCCGGAACTCCGACAGGCCCAGGCCGCGCAGCCGGGCCAGTGCGCTGCGCAGCGGCACGCCCGGTTCGAAGGGAAGCCCGGGCTCGACCGTCGCCTCGGTCAGGTGCGGACCGGTGTGCCGTTCCACCGCGTCCACGGTGTCGTCGAGCCCCACCTGGCCCGCCAGCCAGGCGTTCCCCCAGGCCACCAGAGTCGCTGAGGACAGTTCTGCAAGCACCGGTCCAGCCTAGAACGGTCCGCGGCCCGCGCACCGGCACCGGAGCGGAATCCGGCGTTGACGGCGCTTCGGCGTCCAGTATGTTCGCCTCGGGTGTGAAGAAGGAGAGCAATGAACGGTTACGTGCTGCACATGAGCGGTGTCGGAGTACGCCGCGGTCAGACCGACCTGCTGGACGGGGTCGACTGGACTGTCGAGGAGGGGCAGCGCTGGGTGGTCGTGGGCCCCAACGGCGCGGGCAAGACCACGCTGCTGAGGATCGCCGCCACCCAGCTGTATCCCAGCCGGGGCACGGTGCACGTGCTGGGCGAGCGGCTGGGCGGGGGAGACGTGTTCGAACTGCGGCCGCTGATCGGCTTCGCCTCCTCCGCGGTCGCCGCCCAGATCGAGGACGACCTGGTCGTCCGGGACCTGGTCGTCAGCGCCGCCTACGGCTACCTGGGCAGCGGCCGGGAGGAGTACGGCACCCCCGACCACGCGCGGGCCCGCGCGCTGCTGGCCCGGTGGGGGGTGCTGCGGTTGGAGGACCGCGAGTTCGGCACGCTCTCGGAGGGGGAGCGCAAACGGGTGCTGATCGCCCGCGCGCTGATGGCCGACCCGGAACTGCTGCTGCTGGACGAGCCCGCCGCCGGGCTCGACCTGGGCGGCCGGGAGGACCTGGTGCGCCGGCTCGGGACCCTGGCGCAGGACGACAGCGCGCCCGTGATGGTGGTCGTCACCCACCACGTGGAGGAGATCCCTCCGGGCTTCACCCACGGCCTGCTGCTGAGCGGCGGCAGCGTCGTGGCCGCGGGGCCGCTGGAGGAGGCGATGACCGCGGAGAACCTCAGCCGGGCCTTCGGGATCGAGCTGAAGGTGGAGCACGACGGGGAGCGCTGGTCCGCCCGGGCGGCCTGACCGGCGTCCCGGCGCCGGACGTCCCGGGACGGCCGCCCCGGTCCCCGGCGCCGGAGCGGCGGTCCATAGACTGCACGCGATTCGGATGTCCGCAACACCGGTCCGGGGGCGTGCATGAACGCGTGGGAGGCCATCGCCGTCCTTGCGGCGGGAGCCGGGGCGGGAGCCATCAACACGCTGGTCGGCTCCGGTACGCTGTTCACCTTCCCGGTCCTGCTGGCCTGCGGGGTCCCGCCGGTGACGGCCGCGATCTCCAACAGCATCGGACTGACTCCGGGGTCTGTCGCCGGTGTGTTCGGCTACCGCAGGGAGCTCTCCGGGCAGCGCGCCCGGGTGCTGCGTTTCGGCGCGATGTCCCTCCTGGGCGCGCTCACCGGCGGAACTCTGCTGCTCAACCTCCCCGAACGGGTCTTCACCTCGGTCGCGCCGGTCCTCATCCTGCTGGCCTGTACGCTCATCATCTTCCAGCCGCGGATCAACGCGTGGACCCGGGCCCGCCGCGCCGCGCGTCCGAACGGCGGCCCGCTGCTCCAGCTCGGCGTCTACGGGGCGGGGGTGTACGGCGGCTACTTCACCGCGGCGCAGGGCGTCATCCTGATCAGTCTGCTCGGCAGCTCCCTCAACGACGACATGCAGCGCCTCAACGCGCTGAAGAACGTGCTGGCCCTGATCGTCAACGCCTCCGTGGCCACGTTCTACCTCGTCTTCGCCCAACCGAACTGGACCGCGGCGGCCCTGATCGCCACCGGTTCGGTGGTCGGCGGCTATCTGGGCGCGCGGTTCGGACGCAGGCTCAGTGCGACCGGGCTGCGGGTGCTGGTCGTGCTCATCGGCCTCACCGCAGCGGTCCAACTGGTGCTGCGGTGAGGCCGGACGGTCAGCCCCGGCCGAGGTAGCCGCGCCGCTCGGCGTCGTCGACCAGCGCCAGTGCGTAGGCGCCCAGGGGCTTCGACCCCTCGGCGATGAGTTTCACGTTCTCCAGCACGTCGTCCTTGGAGACCCTGAACTGCTGCCACATGGCGCCCTCGGTGTGCCAGTTGGCGAGCAGCGGCGAGAGGCGGTCGACGGCCCGGGCGAACCGCGCCTCGGGGGTCTTGCGCTCCTCGAACTCGTCCCACAGGCTCCGCGCCCAGGCGGCCTGGTCCTCGGGCAGCAGCGCGAAGATGCGGTCCGCGGCGGCCCGTTCCCGCTCGGCCTGCGAACGGACGGCAGCACGGTCGTAGACGAAGGTGTCCCCGGCGTCGATCTCCACGATGTCGTGGACGACCAGCATGTTCACCACGTGATCGATGTCGGTGCCCTCGGGGGCGTACTCGGCGAACACCCGGGCGAGCACCGTCACGTGCCAGGAGTGCTCGGCGGAGTTCTCCCGACGGGCCCCGTCGATGAGCAGGGAACGGCGCAGGACGCGCTTGAGTTTGTCGACCTCCAGGACGAACCGGAGTTGGGAAGTGAGCCGTTCATGGTCGATACCGCTGGTGAACACCGGCGCCGGCTCGGTCACGTGAGTCGCCCTCCTAGAACTTGTCACACGCGAGCCCCACGGGAAGACGCCCGTTCCGAACGGGCGTCCAGCGAGGAGAGTAGCCGCAGCGTGGGGGACACCAGGTGATTATTCATCACGGTGACGGAGGCCAGCGGAGGGATGTCCGCTCCTGCATCGGGGAAGTGGGGACTCCAGGCGAGGGGCACGCTGACGGGGAGACGACCGGGAGGGGAGACACCGTGGAGCGAACGGTGAACGGCGGCCGACGACTGGTCGTCATCGGCGGGGACGCCGCGGGGATGAGCGCCGCGGCACAGGCGCGCCGCGTCGGCCCCGAGGACCTGGAGATCCTCGCGGTGGAGCGCGGCAGCGTCACCTCGTACGCGGCGTGCGGCCTGCCCTACCTGGTCGCGGGGATCGTGCCGAGGCCGGAGGACCTGATCGTCCGCACCCCGGAGACCTTCGAGCGGGACTTCGCGATCCAGGTGCGCACCCGGACCGAGGCCACCGACATCGACCTGCGGGCGCAGCGGGTCCACACGGTCGACGCGGCGGGACGGGAGCGGGAGGAGCCGTACGACTTCCTCGTGATCGCCACCGGGGCCGTGCCGAACCGCCCGGACCTGCCGGGAAGCCGCGCGGAGGGGGTCTTCGGAGTGCAGACCCTCGACGACGGGGTCAGGCTCCGCGGTTATCTGGAGGAGCACCGGCCGAGCCGCGCCGTGGTCGTGGGGGCCGGGTACATCGGTCTGGAGATGGCCGAGGCGTTCCTCATCCACGGCATGGCGGTCACCGTGCTGGAGGCGGGGCCCGAGCCGATGGGCACCCTGGACGAGGACATGGGCGCGCTGGTGCGCGAGGGGATGGTCCGCGCGGGGGTGGACTTCCGGCCGTGGACGCGGGCGATCGGCTTCGAGACCGACCGGGGCCGGGTGAGCGCTGTGGTGACCGAGGACGCCGCCCACCCCGCGGGCGTGGTGGTGTTGGGTCTGGGAACGCGACCCGACAGCGCACTGGCCCGGTCGGCCGGACTGCGGATCGGGTCGACCGGGGGTGTCGCGGTGGACCGGCGCATGCGGACCTCGCAGGAGAACGTGTGGGCGGCCGGGGACTGCGTGGAGACCTTCCACCGGGTCTCGCGTGCGCCGGTGGCGATCGCGTTGGGGACGCACGCCAACAAGCAGGGCCGGGTCGCCGGGACCAACATCGGCGGCGGGTACGCGAGCTTCGGCGGGGTCGTGGGCACCGCCGTCACCAAGATCTGCGGTCTGGAGGTGGGACGCACCGGGCTGAACGAGGCCCAGGCGCGGGCCGCCGGTTTCGAGTTCGAGTCGGTGGCCGTGGACTCCACCACCCGCGCCGGGTACTTCCCCGGGGCGCTGCCGATCACCGTGAAACTGCTCGCGGAACGGCGCACCGGCCGCCTGCTGGGCGGTCAGGTCGTCGGCGGCGAGGGGGCCGCCCACCGGGTGGACGTGCTGGCCACCGCGCTGTGGAACGGGATGACGGTGGAGGAGGTCGCCGGGATGGACCTCTCCTACGCGCCGCCGTTCTCCCCGACGTGGGACCCGGTGCTGATCACCGCGCGCAGACTCGCCGAACGCGCCTACTGATCCTCCGACGCCGACCGCGGGGCCGGCGGGACGGCGGCCGGGGGGTCGGCGACCAGGTGGGTGTGGAACCACTCGGCGAGGGCGCGGTCGGCCAGCACGGTGCCGGGGGTGGGCGGAGCGGGGTCCAGTCCGGGTTCGGGGCCCAGCGCGTGGGCGAGGTCGGGCACCACGATGTGCCGCAGGGTGTGCGGCCGGTGGTGGGAGGCCAGGGCGTCGTGCAGCAGGCGGCCGTGGCCGGGGCGGATGACCTCGTCCTGTTCGCCGTTGACGATGAGCAGCGGCGTCCGCGGCCTCCGGGAGGCCAGTTCCTCGGCCCGTTCGGTGAAGTCCAGCCAGGTGGCGATCTCGCGGGACCGGTCGTTCCACTCGTAGGCGACGCCGAGGTGGCGTTCCCGGGCCGCGAGCACCTGCGCCGGGTCGATCACGGGATTGACCACGCCCACCGCGTCGACGGGCAGGTCGCTCTCGGCGAGGGCGAGGAACACGGCGGCTCCGCCCGCGCCGACCCCCAGCAGGCCCAGGGGGGCCTCGGGGACCGGGAAGGAGCGGCGCAGTTCGGCGACTGCCCGGGGCAGTTCGGCGGCGGCCTGCTCCACGACGGGGCCGTACAACCGGGACAGGTAGTCCTCCTGGCCGAGGCGGTTGACCTCGGGGACTCCGCCCTCGGGAAGCCGGTGGCCGAAGAGGGGGAGCCCGAGGTAGAACCTCCAGGCGGGCAGTCCGAACAGCGGCAGTGTTCCGGCGAGGGCGGATTCACTGCGCGGGGGTTCGAAGGCGTGCAGGCCGACGACCATCGGCGCGGGCCGGGCCGGGTCGGGCGGCGGGAACGCGAGATAGGGCACTCCGGCGGCGATCCCGGTCAACGGTTCGGCAAGTGTGCTGTCGGCTACCACTGAGAGTTCCTCCCCTGTTCAGACGCGCTTCGCCGACCGAGGGGGACAGGCGTGCCGGCGCGTTGCGAACCTCGTGGTGTGAAGCGGATGAAAGGGCTGTGGACGAGAACGGCCGTCGAAGGAGTCGGGATGGCCGTCCGGGGGCGGACGAGTCGCCGTTCCGCATCGGGGAGCGGCTCGCACGCCATTGTCGCGGACCGTCGGCTGGACCGCGGTCGGAGGGACAGCGGCACAGGATGGTGTCGGCCGAATGGCGAACAGTCATTTTAGCGGTGCTTTGCCGGCTTCTTCGCCCTTGTGGGGAATGTCCTAGTTTTCCGGTTCTGTCGCGAAAAGCTGCTCCAGGTAGCTGCGGACCAGCAGTTTGGCCGCGGAGACGAGACGGGGGTCGCCGTTGGGGTCCTCGCGGAAAGCCATTTTGAGCACCGCGTCCGCGGCCTCGACCGAGACGAGGGCCGCGAGGTCAAGCTTCTCACTCCGGACCGCTCCGGCGGCGGAAATCAGCAGGTCGCGCAGGCGTGTCGCGATGACCTTGTTGTTCTCGCGACTGGAGTCCAGCAGTCGGGGGTCGACCACGTCGCCGAAGTGCAGACTGCGGAACCCCGGCTCCTGGCGGTGCATGGTGACGTACTCGTCGATGATCGCGTCGACGGTCTCGGTCCAGTGGTCGAAGTCCTGCTCCGCGATCCGCTGGGCGATCCGCGCGCTGAAGACGTCCAGATAACGCAGGCCCAGCGCCTGGGTGATCGCCTTCTTGTCGGGAAAGAACTGGTAGACCGAACCGATGGCGACCCCGGCGCGTTCGGCGATCTTGGTCGTGGTCAGCTCGGCGTACCCGCCCTCGTCCAGGAGTTCCGCACAGGCGTCCAGCATGCGCTGCACCCGGGCCATGCTGCGCTGCTGCGCGGGAAGGCGGCGCAGCGGCGCGTGGGCGAGGAAGGGGGTGGTGAGGACGGCCGGCCCGCTCCGGGGGGAGCGGTCGGACGGTTCCTCCGCCGT
This window encodes:
- a CDS encoding SixA phosphatase family protein; this translates as MSRRLVVLRHAQAEHSASLLDIERPLTGEGQKQARAVGALLAREGLLPEHVLCSTARRTRQTWSLVAGELPCEPEVDFDAELYTADVDTALRLVNLVGPEVRTLLLVGHNPTVAQLAAAFDSESGYLSFPPASAAVIDLEVDWLYAAPGTGSLRLLN
- a CDS encoding sodium-translocating pyrophosphatase is translated as MDLTLVIVVLAVALLALAVAGALVREVLTANQGTERMQNIARAVQEGAAAYLKRQFRTLGVFVIVIPLLLLLLPADSEAVRWGRSIFFAVGALFSAMTGFLGMWLAVRGNVRVAAAARAGEEHSAMRIAFRTGGVAGMFTVGLGLLGAAVVVLVYRADAPLVLEGFGFGAALLAMFMRVGGGIFTKAADVGADLVGKVEQQIPEDDPRNAATIADNVGDNVGDCAGMAADLFESYAVVLVASLILGRVAFGVEGLVFPLLVPMIGVITAIIGIFVVAPRSRDRNAMAAINRGFFVSSVISAVLVVVAALLYLPATFADLEGVSPQIAALDGNPRLIAIGAVLIGLLLAAAIQLLTGYFTETNRRPVREIGESSRTGAATVVLSGISVGLESAVYSALLIAGAVYAAFLLGTGNITISLFAVALAGTGLLTTVGVIVAMDTFGPVADNAQGIAEMSGDVQGPGADVLTSLDAVGNTTKAITKGIAIATAVLAATALFGAFRTAVEGELGAAEFSLSVDRPDVLVGVIVGAAVVFLFSGLAIMAVGRAAGRVVYEVREQFRTRPGIMDGTEKPEYGRVVDICTRDSLRELITPGLLAVLTPIALGFALGYAPLGAFLGGAIAAGALMAVFLANSGGAWDNAKKLVEDGHHGGKGSEAHEATVIGDTVGDPFKDTAGPAINPLLKVMNLVALLIAPSVVMYADNLALRIGVTAVAVAVLVGAIVWGKRRGTDGLASEEAAGERPEALDSGQGVPPQGGADASERAPVGQGGGTPVKE
- the serB gene encoding phosphoserine phosphatase SerB produces the protein MTFANSVPETLLVTVTGRDRPGISARLLSTLSVFPVTVADLEQVVIGGRLLLGALLSVDERVAPGVRRERLFEEIRSAVSKVAVDLDMVVDFTVDGERVRPSGNRLDVTIMADPLRPGAVGAIASCVARAGANIDRIERLASYPVTALSLSLAGADLDQLRTDLALEAATQSVDVAVQASGLHRRSKHLVVMDVDSTLIQCEVIELLAQHAGCGDEVARVTEEAMRGELDFEESLRRRVALLKGLDASVLEEVREKMVLTPGARTLVRTLKRLGYECAIVSGGFTQLTDYLVEELGIDYAAANVLEIVDGKLTGELVGPIIDRKGKATALERFAAEAGVPLSQTVAIGDGANDLDMLRVAGLGVAFNAKPVVRAQADTSVNVPYLDTVLFLLGISREEVEAADRVDL
- a CDS encoding DUF309 domain-containing protein, with amino-acid sequence MTDQTRDRDRGADGRAQNQRPRDRYGRPLPYGTPGVPRIPDDAVFAPAEGLAEAQRLLEQGYAFHAHEVLEAVWKAAEGPERELWRGLAQVAVGLTHVQRGNALGAARLLRRGAERVSEYGAAAPHGVDAPGVAAYARAAADRVEAGEADRVDPAGLRLVRDPGV
- a CDS encoding ABC transporter ATP-binding protein; translated protein: MNGYVLHMSGVGVRRGQTDLLDGVDWTVEEGQRWVVVGPNGAGKTTLLRIAATQLYPSRGTVHVLGERLGGGDVFELRPLIGFASSAVAAQIEDDLVVRDLVVSAAYGYLGSGREEYGTPDHARARALLARWGVLRLEDREFGTLSEGERKRVLIARALMADPELLLLDEPAAGLDLGGREDLVRRLGTLAQDDSAPVMVVVTHHVEEIPPGFTHGLLLSGGSVVAAGPLEEAMTAENLSRAFGIELKVEHDGERWSARAA
- a CDS encoding DUF1707 SHOCT-like domain-containing protein, translating into MTMGNAVNHPKPPGPDRLRASDADRDRVAQLLGDALADGRLSAEEHSERLDALYAAKTLGELEPITADLGAAPAASSAAELPASSEGSENIVAVFASADRSGRWLVEPRTNASALFGSVSLDLREAVLTQREVVIQCAVTFGELKLTLPPGVRVVNRTTPIFGEVNLKKADSAVPVDAPTVRLTGTVIFGSVNVRTRAPGEKKFPWSR
- a CDS encoding DUF1707 SHOCT-like domain-containing protein, which codes for MEPDRLRASDVDREHSAARIREALAEGRIDQDELEERLDRVYRAKTVGELAEVTRDLPLSGGSSAVAGEPVGMPSVSTEEARRLAAEGRGRETISAVFGGVERGGRWLVEPHTNVSVLFGGVDLDLREAVLAQREVVIQCAVIFGGLSVTVPHGVRVTNQTSAFLGGVDLGKVDSATDPNAPTVRLTGTCLLGGIEVRTKAPKRKRGR